GCCAGTTGGTAGTTGACCATCACGCCGTCGAGCTCGGCCTGGCCGATGTAGTGATCGTCGCGCCAGCGCCAGTGCAGGAACGCCCATTTCGGCGGCAGGAACGGTCGGCCGGTGAGCGCGGTGTACTCGTTAAGAATTTGATCGTGGGTCGGGCCGTAGAACAGGTAGTAATCCAGCAGCGGATTGCGTTCGCCGCTGAAGAATTCGAACCACACGCCCTCCGGGTCGCGGCGGCCCACGTCGAACTCGCCGGGGAAGGTCGTATTGACGTACAGCCCGTAGCCCGCGCTCGAGTGATAGAACGGCGCGTAGATTCCCAAGGTCGGCAAAATCACCATCGGCCAGTTCTGGCCGCGGCGGTTCAGGCCGCCGATCTCCTGCGGCAGATCCTCGCTGTTGACCGGGTCCCAACAGATGCGCTCGGACAGGCCGTAGATCGCCTCGTCGGGCTCCAATGCCATGGCGTGCCCGGCGGTCAGCCAGCCCGAGAGGTCGTCGAGCTGCGCGCTGACGTGCACGGTCCTCTCGGTGGTGAACTCGATTTGCAGCGCCATGTTCGAGCCCTCCGAGGTGCGGTAGTACAGCGCGGCCGACCGGCCGTTGTCGTCAACCTCAAATCCGAGCAGCATGTCGGGGAAATGCTCGGCCCCCAGGCGCTTGTAGCCAAGCGAACACCACTGGCCGAACCCGCGCGAGGCCGCAATCCGCTCGCCTGAAGGCGATTGCAGCTCAATGCCCAACGGCTCGAGCTCGATCAGCAGCCGCGCCTGGTCGGTCTGCAACAGCAGCGTGCCCTCGTCGGCCTGGTCGTCGTCGTCGTCGTCCACAGCCGCGTCGTCGTCATCGTCGTCAGCCTCGCAGGCGGCAAACGAGCAAGCCGCGATTACGACCAGCAGCAACAGCATCAACCCCCAACGCTCCATCACCACCTCCGATCGCATCAATATACAACCATCGCGATGCCCGATGTATCCAGCGGTTGACCTGTACCATCGGCCGGGGCTAATCTCGATTTTAATTGCAACCAAGCTAGATATTTCGCCGAACAAAATCCTTGGAGGGAAGCAATGGCGCAACGGGCCGAAATGTCGATCGAGATCGACGTACCGCCGAAGAAGGTCTACGAGGTAATTTCCGACTTCGCGGCTTACCCCGATTTCCTCAGCGACGTGGCCAGTACGTCGATCATCAGCCAGGACAAGGACGAGTGGGAGGTCGAGTTCGGCGTCAAGATCATCAAGCAGATCAGCTACACGCTGCGCCTGTGGGGCACGCCGGGCAAGAGCCTGGACTGGAAACTGGTCAAGGGCTTCATGAAGAAGAACGACGGCGGCTGGGCCCTGGAGTCGCTGGACAAGGGCAAGCGCACCAAGGCGACCTACTTCGTGGACGTTGAGTTCGGCTTGATGGTGCCCAAGAAGATCGTCAACACCGTGATGCAGGCCAACTTCCCCACGATGCTCAAGGCGTTCAAGAAACGCTGCGAAGAGGGCTAACCGGGGCACCTTCGAGGTGCCCGGCTTAGAGCCGGAGCAAAGCTCGCATACTTCTCTGGTTATGAACCCACCACCCATTCCGCGGCACCTTAGAGGTGCCAGCATAGCTCGCGTACTTCTTTGGTCATTAACCCACCACCCATTCCGCGTCGCGGAGAGGGTAGCTGGGCTACGAGTTTGGTCCGCTCGCGAGTTTTGTGGCAGCTCCAAGCTGCCTTCGTGTTCGGCGCCAAAAGACCAGCCAAGCTGCCAGCGCCAGCCAGGTCAGGCCGCTGATTATCAATCCGATTAACGTAGGCCACGGCCGGTAGATCAGCCGCACATCGAACGCTCCGGCCCGCTCGATCTTGAGCGTCAGCAGGTCCGCGTCGGTCAACGTTACGCCCGCGGGCTGATCCACGCGCCACCAGCGGTCGCGGTTTTGATTGATCGTCACCAGCGCCGGTCCCGCCAGCATTCCGCTGATCCGGATCGAGTTCGAGCGCAGTTCAAGAGCATCGACCACGCCTGCTGCGGGCGGGTCGACAAACGCCTCGCCGCGGTAGAGCGCGTTGGCCGCGATCTTGTCGTTAAGGTCGATCACGTAGCGCGGCTGCGCGTGCTCGGGCAGCAATACGTCGCCGTCCCAGTCGATGGTTCCCACGTTGCGCAGCAGGTTGAAGTACTGGTGCGAGCGCGGGCTGCGCGGCGATCCGCGCCCCATCTGCGTATCGCCCGACACCTGGTAGAACTCGGGTTCGCGGGCCTGATCGGGCAGCGGGTTGGTGAAGAACTCGTCGTAGATCGGCCGATGCAGGTAGCCGATCCAGAGCACCGCGACCACGGCCAGGGCTGCCGCGGGCACGGTGAGCTGCCGCGACCAGCCGGCCGAGCGTAGCGAAGGCACGCCGCCCGAGGCCAGCACAACAACCGGCCAGAGCAGGAAGAAGTTAAACAGCTGGAACGGCATGTGCATCGAGCTGAAAAACGGCACGCGCCACAGCGCGGCGAACAGGTCGATCGGGGCGAAGGGCCCCAGGCAAATCCAGGCCGCGATCAACAGCAGCAGCAGCTCGTTGGCGCTGCGTTTGATGCCGGAGAACAGCACTCCGGCTGCGGCCAGGCCCAGGCCCAACGGCCCCACGCTTAGCGGCCAGTTCATCAGATCGCGGTAGCCGCACAGCGCCAGGCCCATCTCGCGCAGCCCCATGTAGAACTGCGGGGTGCCGCCGCGGGTCAGCTCGGCGTAGAGGTCGTACGACTCGACCGTGCGCGAGTTCTGCCGCAGGATCTCGATCATCGGCGCCAGCCGTCCGGCCATCAACAGCGCGGCCAGCCCCAACCCCAGCCCCAGTCCCAGTGTGCGCCAGGGTCGCACCCGGCGATCGACAATCGACTGCGACAGGTCCAGCAGCAGCGCGGCCAGCCCGAGGAAGAGCACAATTACCTCGAAGCCCAGACCAAGCTGAGTCAGAATCAGCGCCAGGGTCAGGCCCAGGCCGATGATCGCCGCGCGGCGACGCGGGATCAGCTCGATAAACAGAAACGCCCAGGGCGTGAGCAGGAATAAAAATTTGACGTAGAAACCGAAAGCCATACGTCCAGTGGTCCAGCCCGAAAGCACCAGCAGAGCGCCCGCAGCCGCGGCTCCGGCCGGATGCGCTCCGCGCCGCAATCTGCAGAACAGGTAGGTCCCCCAGGCGCCGAGCAGGTGCAGCAGCAGCAGGTTGAGCTTCATGCCCAGCCGCTCGCCGAGAACCAGGGAGCTGAGCACCAGCGGCGAGAGTGAGCCGTCCTGTGGATTGCCGATTAAGGGGTAGCCGCCGCCGAGGAAGTAGGTGCGCAGGGGGAAGGCCCCTTGGTCGAGGATCGCTTGGCGGAATAGGTGGTCGTAGCTGGCGATCTGCAGCCAGTCGTGGGAGCGGAACGCCTCGGGGTTGAGCTGGGCGTCCCAGGGCAGAAATACGCCGCCGACGAAGAGCGTCACCACCACGGTCAGCAGGGCCAGGGCGATGTAGTCGTTGCGCTCGAGGGTCTGCCGGGAGGGCACCTACTTGGCCTTGATCGTCTTCTCGGTCTTGGCGAGCTTGCGGCGCAACGACTTGGCGGTCTTGGTGTCGCCGTGGGGAGACCCTTGGAGCTTGACG
The sequence above is drawn from the Candidatus Alcyoniella australis genome and encodes:
- a CDS encoding glycoside hydrolase family 31 protein, with protein sequence MERWGLMLLLLVVIAACSFAACEADDDDDDAAVDDDDDDQADEGTLLLQTDQARLLIELEPLGIELQSPSGERIAASRGFGQWCSLGYKRLGAEHFPDMLLGFEVDDNGRSAALYYRTSEGSNMALQIEFTTERTVHVSAQLDDLSGWLTAGHAMALEPDEAIYGLSERICWDPVNSEDLPQEIGGLNRRGQNWPMVILPTLGIYAPFYHSSAGYGLYVNTTFPGEFDVGRRDPEGVWFEFFSGERNPLLDYYLFYGPTHDQILNEYTALTGRPFLPPKWAFLHWRWRDDHYIGQAELDGVMVNYQLAEDLLMYEQLDIPAGNYWVDRPWSPGEAGYSQFAWDLVRFPNPDSMMQSLFERGYHFALWAGPWAVGDQPGQMGWVAQHNGYLVKEGNPHLDFTNPEAVQWLSDEIVQWVTSQGIQGWKLDRGEEDQPSMPWDYYYDGRSGFEVRNVYPLLYQKTFHDAMQQAWGDDFVNIIRSSWAGSQQYGIPWGGDTRAVTTEGASTDLGLRSAIISLLQSSFLGFPVWGSDTGGYHHFIDREVFAR
- a CDS encoding SRPBCC family protein, which translates into the protein MAQRAEMSIEIDVPPKKVYEVISDFAAYPDFLSDVASTSIISQDKDEWEVEFGVKIIKQISYTLRLWGTPGKSLDWKLVKGFMKKNDGGWALESLDKGKRTKATYFVDVEFGLMVPKKIVNTVMQANFPTMLKAFKKRCEEG